One Pectobacterium colocasium DNA segment encodes these proteins:
- a CDS encoding HAAAP family serine/threonine permease, with the protein MSTIQDSSQVLEQASGWRKSDTVWMLGLYGTAIGAGVLFLPINAGIGGLIPLITMALIAFPMTYYSHRALCRFVLSGKKGGEDITEVVEEHFGVGAGKLITLLYFFAIYPILLVYSVAITNTVDSFITHQLHLPSPPRAVLSLILILGLMFIVRFGEAMIVKAMSILVYPFVAVLMLLAFYLIPNWNTSVFENISLSSSVTGNGLLATLWLAIPVMVFSFNHSPIISSFAVAKRKEYGDDAEKKCSRILSYSHIMMVLTVMFFVFSCVLSLSPAELMEAKTQNISILSYLANHFNNPVMGYLAPVIATIAISKSFLGHYLGAGEGFNGMIVKTLRSRGKTISHTKLNRITALFMLVTTWIVATLNPSILGMIETLGGPIIACLLFLMPMYAIQKVPAMKKYSGHISNVFVTLMGLIAISAIVYSLRDLL; encoded by the coding sequence ATGAGCACAATTCAAGATAGCAGCCAGGTGTTAGAACAGGCTTCAGGATGGCGTAAAAGCGATACCGTCTGGATGCTGGGTCTCTACGGCACAGCCATCGGCGCTGGTGTGTTATTCTTACCTATCAACGCAGGTATTGGCGGTTTAATTCCGTTAATTACCATGGCGCTGATTGCTTTTCCGATGACATATTATTCTCACCGTGCTTTATGCCGTTTTGTATTATCTGGCAAAAAAGGTGGCGAAGATATTACCGAAGTTGTTGAAGAACATTTCGGTGTTGGTGCAGGTAAATTAATCACTTTGCTTTATTTTTTCGCTATTTATCCAATCCTATTAGTTTATAGCGTCGCCATTACCAATACGGTAGATAGCTTTATTACTCACCAATTACATCTGCCTTCTCCACCGCGTGCCGTGCTGTCATTAATATTGATTCTCGGGCTAATGTTTATTGTTCGCTTCGGTGAAGCAATGATCGTTAAGGCAATGAGCATTCTGGTTTATCCTTTTGTTGCCGTGCTGATGTTGCTGGCGTTTTATTTAATTCCAAACTGGAATACCTCTGTTTTTGAAAACATTTCTCTGAGTTCCAGCGTCACGGGCAACGGTCTGTTGGCAACATTATGGCTGGCTATTCCGGTGATGGTTTTCTCCTTCAACCACTCGCCGATCATCTCTTCTTTCGCCGTTGCCAAACGGAAAGAATATGGCGATGACGCAGAGAAAAAATGCTCACGCATTTTGTCTTACAGCCACATCATGATGGTACTGACCGTGATGTTCTTCGTCTTCAGTTGCGTACTGAGCCTGTCTCCGGCTGAGCTGATGGAAGCGAAAACACAGAACATTTCTATTCTGTCCTATCTGGCGAACCACTTTAACAACCCGGTCATGGGCTATTTGGCACCGGTTATTGCCACCATCGCGATCTCTAAATCGTTCCTGGGTCACTATCTGGGGGCGGGCGAAGGCTTTAACGGCATGATCGTGAAAACCCTGCGCAGCAGAGGAAAAACCATTTCCCACACCAAATTGAACCGCATCACTGCGCTGTTCATGCTGGTCACAACCTGGATTGTAGCGACGCTGAACCCAAGCATTCTGGGCATGATCGAAACATTGGGCGGCCCGATTATCGCATGCCTGCTGTTCCTGATGCCGATGTACGCCATTCAGAAAGTCCCGGCAATGAAGAAATACAGCGGCCACATCAGTAACGTCTTTGTCACCCTGATGGGACTGATCGCTATTTCCGCCATCGTTTACAGCCTGCGCGATCTGCTGTAA
- a CDS encoding YolA family protein has translation MSSVYVYAVASTQNGGAWEYIGPNKLATTQDHGGAQLRIAVLEVGYGNNRFGWVNGTQKSPYQVNGVCVVGGYYTESCPVGSTYVGWMAYFNGDGMQSGPFRYQSTSTNAPFRTLSTSLNIR, from the coding sequence TTGAGTTCTGTCTATGTCTATGCTGTGGCGTCAACACAGAATGGCGGAGCCTGGGAATATATTGGCCCAAATAAACTTGCGACAACTCAGGATCATGGTGGAGCGCAACTGCGAATTGCAGTGCTGGAAGTGGGCTATGGTAATAACCGCTTTGGCTGGGTGAATGGTACGCAAAAGAGTCCCTATCAGGTTAATGGCGTCTGTGTCGTCGGTGGTTATTATACCGAGTCATGCCCTGTAGGCTCGACTTATGTGGGATGGATGGCTTATTTCAATGGCGATGGTATGCAGTCAGGTCCTTTCCGCTATCAATCTACTTCGACTAATGCACCTTTTAGAACGCTCAGTACTTCACTGAATATTCGATAA
- the pstA gene encoding phosphate ABC transporter permease PstA — protein sequence MKRWFRSGRPWVWLTASSISISLLAMLAIIVLLAGQGMRYLWPQPVWLLTLQPEQGVQRALMGEIYAEQTLSPQQLVQAGLTSASGETETRYLIKIGQREIHGQSFRSLLSRDIVRFDKPADILVLKRTNNGTAYGYLAGMLEGEQPLVATDLPATLQHRVEQVQGLLAKAQAIRMGEMAKINQQFEALRLEEKKRQQTRTLDNQALARLQAERIELQRRFDELSRQLTALNLDINRDTVQLRDANGSVHLIPLRDIEQAWYPNAMNLWKKISHWGSQAKYMLAHYSPDSNSAGHLFPAIFGTVLMVVLMSIVVMPLGVIAAVYLHEYAGKNSLTRWVRVAVVNLAGVPSIVYGVFGLGFFVYLIGGTLDQLFYAEALPNPTFGTPGLLWASLTLALLTLPVVIVATEEGLSRIPMSVRHGSLALGATKAETLWHVVLPMAVPAMMTGLILAVARAAGETAPLMLVGVVKSVPVLPVDDIFPYLHLERKFMHLGFQIYDLAFQSPDVEAARPLVYITALLLVLIVVGLNLAAIGIRHVLREKYRSLSL from the coding sequence GTGAAGCGCTGGTTCCGTTCGGGAAGGCCCTGGGTGTGGCTGACCGCATCGTCCATTTCCATTAGCCTGCTGGCGATGCTGGCAATCATCGTGCTGCTGGCGGGGCAGGGCATGCGCTATTTGTGGCCGCAGCCTGTCTGGCTACTGACGCTACAGCCGGAACAGGGTGTGCAGCGCGCGCTAATGGGGGAAATTTATGCCGAGCAGACGCTTTCACCTCAGCAGTTAGTACAGGCAGGTCTAACCTCTGCGTCTGGGGAAACTGAAACACGCTATTTGATTAAGATTGGCCAGCGTGAAATTCATGGTCAAAGTTTTCGTTCGTTGCTGTCACGTGACATTGTCCGTTTTGATAAACCTGCCGACATTCTGGTGTTAAAGCGAACCAACAACGGCACCGCCTATGGTTACCTTGCCGGCATGTTGGAGGGCGAACAGCCGCTGGTGGCGACGGATCTCCCGGCGACCTTACAGCACCGTGTCGAGCAGGTGCAGGGGTTGCTCGCGAAGGCGCAGGCCATCCGCATGGGGGAGATGGCGAAGATCAATCAGCAGTTTGAAGCGCTACGGCTGGAGGAGAAAAAGCGGCAGCAGACTCGAACGTTAGATAATCAGGCGCTGGCTCGTCTTCAGGCTGAACGTATTGAGCTGCAACGCCGCTTCGATGAGTTGTCGCGTCAGTTAACGGCACTCAATCTGGATATCAATCGCGATACCGTGCAGCTACGGGATGCGAACGGCAGCGTTCATCTTATCCCGCTCAGGGACATTGAGCAGGCCTGGTATCCGAATGCGATGAACCTGTGGAAAAAAATCAGCCACTGGGGCAGCCAGGCGAAATATATGCTGGCGCACTACTCGCCGGACAGCAACAGTGCAGGCCACCTTTTCCCCGCCATCTTTGGCACCGTTTTGATGGTGGTGCTGATGTCTATTGTGGTGATGCCGCTTGGCGTGATCGCGGCGGTTTATCTACATGAATACGCAGGGAAAAACAGCCTAACGCGTTGGGTGCGGGTTGCCGTGGTCAATCTGGCAGGGGTGCCTTCCATTGTTTACGGCGTGTTTGGATTAGGTTTTTTTGTTTATCTCATCGGTGGCACGCTGGATCAGCTGTTCTATGCTGAAGCGCTGCCAAATCCGACATTTGGTACGCCGGGGCTGCTGTGGGCGTCGCTGACGCTGGCATTGCTGACGCTGCCGGTGGTTATTGTGGCGACGGAGGAAGGATTGTCACGTATCCCGATGTCGGTACGTCACGGCTCACTGGCGTTAGGTGCCACCAAGGCCGAAACGCTGTGGCACGTCGTGTTGCCGATGGCGGTTCCTGCGATGATGACCGGTTTAATCCTCGCCGTGGCGCGTGCCGCAGGGGAAACGGCGCCGCTGATGTTGGTCGGCGTGGTGAAGTCGGTGCCGGTGTTACCGGTTGATGACATTTTCCCTTACCTGCATCTTGAGCGAAAATTTATGCATCTGGGATTCCAGATTTACGATTTGGCGTTCCAAAGCCCGGACGTGGAAGCCGCCAGGCCGCTGGTATACATTACTGCGCTGCTACTGGTGTTGATTGTCGTCGGGTTGAACCTTGCGGCGATTGGAATCCGCCACGTTCTGCGTGAGAAATATCGTTCGTTATCACTTTGA
- a CDS encoding L-serine ammonia-lyase — MVSVFDIFKIGIGPSSSHTVGPMKAGKMFTDDLVNRGLISSVTRIVVDIYGSLSLTGKGHHTDIAIIMGLAGNLPDSVNIDSIPAFIQQVKETQRLPILNGQYEVSFPLDTSLRFQPENLPLHENGMTLRAYSGQEQVYSKTYYSIGGGFVVDQENFGKPNLAEESAPYPFFSAQKLLQHCHDHCLSLSAIVLKNEIAMHGREALEHYFADVWKTMQDCMHRGMNTEGVLPGPLRVPRRASALHRLLFINDRFSNDPMDAMDWVNMFAMAVSEENAAGGRVVTAPTNGACGIIPAVLAYYDRYVQPVTPESYLRYFLASGAIGMLYKMNASISGAEVGCQGEVGVACSMAAAGLAELLGANPEQVCIAAEIGMEHNLGLTCDPVAGQVQVPCIERNAIASVKAINAARMAMRRASEPRVSLDKVIETMYETGKDMNAKYRETSRGGLAIKVVLCE; from the coding sequence ATGGTCAGCGTATTTGATATCTTCAAAATCGGTATCGGCCCGTCCAGTTCTCATACCGTTGGCCCAATGAAAGCGGGCAAAATGTTCACCGACGATCTGGTGAATCGTGGGCTTATCTCATCGGTGACACGCATCGTCGTTGATATTTACGGCTCGCTCTCCCTGACAGGAAAGGGACACCATACCGATATCGCCATCATTATGGGGCTAGCTGGCAACCTGCCAGATAGCGTCAACATCGATAGCATTCCGGCGTTTATTCAACAGGTGAAAGAGACTCAGCGATTACCGATACTCAACGGTCAATATGAGGTCAGTTTCCCTCTGGATACGTCCCTGCGTTTCCAGCCTGAGAACCTGCCACTGCATGAAAACGGTATGACCCTTCGTGCCTACAGCGGACAAGAGCAGGTTTATAGCAAAACGTATTACTCCATCGGGGGTGGATTCGTCGTCGATCAGGAGAACTTCGGCAAACCTAATCTGGCGGAGGAAAGTGCGCCCTATCCGTTCTTTTCTGCCCAGAAGCTACTGCAACATTGCCACGATCACTGCCTGTCGTTATCCGCTATCGTCCTGAAAAACGAGATTGCGATGCATGGTCGGGAAGCGCTTGAGCACTACTTTGCCGACGTGTGGAAAACCATGCAGGACTGTATGCATCGCGGCATGAATACGGAAGGCGTGTTGCCTGGCCCGTTACGCGTTCCCCGCCGGGCATCGGCGCTGCATCGTCTGCTGTTCATCAACGATCGTTTTTCTAACGACCCGATGGATGCGATGGACTGGGTTAACATGTTCGCAATGGCGGTGTCGGAAGAAAATGCGGCAGGCGGACGCGTGGTCACTGCCCCCACTAACGGTGCGTGCGGCATTATTCCCGCCGTGCTGGCCTATTACGATCGCTACGTTCAACCAGTCACCCCAGAATCTTACCTACGCTACTTCCTGGCATCCGGCGCTATCGGCATGCTCTACAAAATGAACGCCTCTATTTCCGGTGCGGAAGTGGGCTGTCAGGGAGAAGTCGGCGTGGCCTGTTCGATGGCCGCGGCCGGTCTGGCTGAGCTACTCGGCGCTAACCCGGAGCAGGTGTGCATCGCGGCAGAAATCGGTATGGAACATAATCTGGGGCTAACGTGCGATCCGGTTGCGGGTCAGGTTCAGGTGCCGTGCATCGAACGCAACGCCATTGCCTCCGTGAAAGCCATCAACGCTGCAAGAATGGCAATGCGCCGCGCCAGCGAGCCACGCGTATCGCTCGATAAGGTGATTGAAACCATGTATGAAACAGGCAAAGACATGAACGCCAAGTACCGTGAAACCTCTCGCGGGGGGTTGGCGATTAAAGTGGTCTTATGCGAATAG
- the purK gene encoding 5-(carboxyamino)imidazole ribonucleotide synthase, with protein MKPVCVLGNGQLGRMLRQAGEPLGIAVYPVGLDAEPESVPFHNSVITAEIERWPETALTRELAEHTAFVNRDIFPRLADRLTQKQLLDSLNLATAPWQLLASADEWPHVFASLGELAIVKRRVGGYDGRGQWRLRDGEQQTLPADCYGECIVEQGINFSGEVSLVGTRNTHGKCVFYPLTHNLHQDGILRTSVAFPQPDPQLQQQAEQMLSAIMNALGYVGVMAMECFIVGDRLLINELAPRVHNSGHWTQNGASISQFELHLRAILDLPLPVPVVETPSVMVNLIGTDVNIDWLTLPLVHLHWYEKAVRPGRKVGHLNLSSSNAAQLRRSLQSLAPLLPEEYHSGLAWAEEKLTA; from the coding sequence ATGAAACCGGTCTGCGTATTAGGCAATGGTCAGTTGGGCAGAATGCTGCGTCAGGCTGGCGAACCGTTAGGGATCGCCGTTTATCCCGTGGGGCTGGATGCTGAGCCGGAATCGGTGCCGTTTCATAACAGCGTGATTACCGCCGAGATTGAGCGTTGGCCGGAAACCGCCCTCACTCGTGAGTTGGCCGAACACACGGCGTTTGTGAACCGTGATATTTTCCCCCGTCTGGCCGATCGCCTGACGCAAAAGCAACTGCTGGACTCACTGAATCTGGCAACCGCCCCCTGGCAATTGCTGGCCAGTGCCGATGAATGGCCACACGTCTTCGCCTCATTAGGTGAATTGGCTATCGTTAAACGCCGCGTTGGTGGTTACGACGGTCGCGGACAGTGGCGCTTGCGCGACGGCGAACAACAGACGCTGCCCGCTGACTGCTACGGCGAATGCATTGTTGAGCAAGGCATTAATTTTTCCGGCGAAGTCTCGCTGGTTGGCACGCGCAATACGCACGGTAAATGCGTGTTCTATCCGCTCACCCACAACCTGCATCAGGATGGCATTCTGCGCACCAGCGTCGCCTTCCCTCAGCCCGATCCACAGTTGCAACAGCAGGCCGAGCAGATGTTGTCCGCCATTATGAATGCGCTGGGCTATGTAGGCGTGATGGCGATGGAATGCTTTATCGTCGGCGATCGCCTGCTTATTAACGAGCTGGCTCCACGCGTGCACAATAGCGGACACTGGACGCAAAATGGTGCGTCAATCAGCCAGTTTGAGCTGCATCTGCGCGCCATTCTGGATCTGCCGCTGCCGGTACCGGTTGTCGAAACACCGTCGGTGATGGTCAACCTGATCGGCACTGACGTAAATATCGACTGGCTGACACTGCCGTTGGTACATCTGCACTGGTATGAGAAAGCCGTTCGCCCTGGTCGCAAAGTGGGACATCTCAACCTATCGTCGTCGAACGCCGCACAGTTAAGACGCTCGCTGCAATCGCTGGCCCCTCTCTTACCAGAGGAATACCACAGCGGTCTGGCGTGGGCAGAAGAAAAACTCACCGCCTGA
- a CDS encoding helix-turn-helix domain-containing protein codes for MKFSTMNEGEIITELCRRIKDSRIQQRLSQVDLAERAGLGIATIKRAEMGESITLSSLLSILRGLNRLHQIEGVLFDAEVESFHAQISGEKKQTPLRIRKKAATFPAKSLTKHENIKKPANSTVDWYIAAAENNIVWSLPESDKK; via the coding sequence ATGAAATTCAGTACCATGAACGAAGGCGAAATTATTACCGAACTGTGCCGGAGAATAAAAGACTCCAGAATTCAGCAACGTCTATCGCAGGTCGATCTCGCCGAACGGGCGGGGCTGGGGATTGCGACGATCAAGCGTGCAGAAATGGGCGAATCTATTACGCTTAGCAGCCTGCTCTCTATTTTGCGTGGGTTAAATCGTCTGCATCAGATTGAAGGCGTGCTTTTCGATGCCGAAGTGGAATCCTTCCATGCGCAGATCAGCGGTGAGAAAAAACAGACGCCGCTGCGTATCAGAAAGAAAGCCGCCACGTTTCCTGCCAAATCACTCACTAAGCATGAAAATATCAAGAAGCCGGCTAATAGCACGGTAGATTGGTATATCGCGGCGGCTGAAAACAACATCGTCTGGTCGCTGCCTGAAAGCGATAAAAAATAA
- the pstB gene encoding phosphate ABC transporter ATP-binding protein PstB, translated as MGFMTQKEMAPLPDVHQLSDEQTMLTVEHLNLYYGDKQALNDISIRIPKKQVTALIGPSGCGKSTLLRCFNRMNDLVDDCRTEGDIWLNGMPINDPQLDVAVLRRRVGMVFQRPNPFPKSIYENVIYGLRLQGLRDRRFLDDAVERALRAAALWHEVKDRLSDNALTLSSGQQQRLVIARAIAIEPEVLLLDEPTSALDPISTLVVEELMGTLKQHFTLVLVTHNMQQAARVSDYTAFINQGKLIEYNRTDDLFTSPTQRRTEDYITGRFG; from the coding sequence ATGGGATTTATGACACAAAAGGAGATGGCACCGTTACCTGATGTTCATCAACTGAGTGATGAACAGACGATGTTAACCGTGGAACATCTGAATTTGTACTATGGTGACAAGCAGGCGCTGAACGATATTTCGATTCGTATTCCGAAGAAGCAGGTCACGGCGCTGATTGGGCCGTCGGGGTGTGGTAAATCCACGCTGTTACGCTGTTTTAATCGTATGAACGATCTGGTGGACGACTGTCGTACCGAGGGCGATATCTGGTTGAACGGCATGCCTATTAACGATCCCCAGTTGGATGTTGCTGTGTTACGTCGCCGGGTCGGCATGGTTTTTCAACGCCCGAATCCGTTTCCCAAATCGATCTATGAAAACGTGATTTATGGCCTGAGATTACAGGGGCTACGCGATCGCCGCTTTCTGGATGATGCCGTTGAACGGGCGCTGCGGGCGGCGGCGCTGTGGCATGAAGTCAAGGATCGGCTGAGCGACAACGCGTTGACGCTATCCAGCGGGCAGCAGCAGCGCCTGGTGATAGCCCGGGCGATCGCGATTGAGCCGGAAGTGCTGTTGCTGGATGAGCCGACCTCCGCGCTCGATCCCATTTCGACGCTAGTTGTCGAGGAACTGATGGGAACGCTAAAGCAGCATTTCACACTGGTGCTGGTGACGCACAACATGCAGCAGGCGGCCCGCGTATCGGATTACACCGCATTTATCAATCAGGGCAAATTAATTGAGTACAACCGTACGGACGATCTGTTTACCTCGCCGACGCAGCGCCGTACTGAGGATTATATTACGGGTCGCTTTGGTTAG
- a CDS encoding IS4 family transposase, which translates to MPVRKVCQTFFHNALASTHQYRQNALIDSTTALINGATLSLTSIGRHLPGAARVKDKIKRVDRLLGNSALYNDIPKIFNQITSMMTKNMPWCAIAVDWSGYPSQEFHVLRASLVCDGRAIPLISQIVPSKKQNNVLIQNAFLDALASAIAPQTKVIIITDAGFQSEWFRRIKSLGWDFIGRIRGNVKFCLHHDKENWLSVKDCKETASAEYLGIGTLARSKKRNATDIFIFIKKTPKGRKSQRRKGKPSHPTTEKEQRASAKEPWLIFTSTEEFKPREIMKLYSRRMQIEQNFRDEKSERFGFGLRACGSKTGERLWVLSLLATLASIVLWLLGYHFENKGLHLHYQANSLKSRRVISFLTLAENVLRHSPRIIGRVKLESILAQLTSTYRSMVLVY; encoded by the coding sequence ATGCCTGTCCGTAAAGTATGCCAGACTTTTTTCCATAACGCTTTAGCTTCAACGCATCAATACCGACAAAACGCGCTCATTGACTCAACCACTGCGTTGATAAACGGTGCGACGCTTTCGCTCACCAGTATCGGGCGCCATTTGCCCGGTGCGGCTCGTGTGAAAGATAAAATAAAACGGGTTGACCGCCTTTTGGGAAATTCTGCGCTTTATAACGATATTCCGAAAATATTTAATCAGATTACGTCCATGATGACCAAAAACATGCCGTGGTGTGCTATTGCCGTTGACTGGAGTGGCTATCCCTCTCAGGAATTTCATGTCCTGCGTGCCAGCCTTGTCTGTGATGGTCGTGCTATCCCCTTGATAAGCCAGATTGTTCCGTCGAAAAAGCAAAACAATGTTCTGATACAGAATGCCTTTCTTGACGCGCTTGCCAGTGCCATCGCTCCGCAAACGAAAGTCATCATCATCACCGACGCGGGCTTCCAGAGTGAATGGTTTCGGCGTATCAAATCACTGGGGTGGGACTTTATTGGCCGCATCCGGGGAAACGTAAAATTTTGCCTTCATCATGACAAAGAAAACTGGCTGAGCGTGAAAGACTGCAAGGAAACGGCATCTGCGGAATATCTGGGAATAGGTACGCTGGCGCGTTCAAAAAAGCGCAATGCAACGGATATTTTTATCTTTATAAAAAAAACGCCGAAAGGCCGAAAAAGCCAACGTCGCAAAGGGAAACCGAGCCATCCCACAACAGAAAAAGAGCAACGAGCCTCAGCCAAAGAGCCGTGGCTGATATTTACCAGCACAGAGGAATTTAAGCCCCGTGAAATCATGAAGCTCTACAGCAGACGCATGCAGATTGAACAAAACTTTCGGGATGAAAAGAGTGAGAGATTTGGCTTTGGCTTACGCGCCTGTGGAAGCAAAACAGGTGAGCGGCTTTGGGTGCTGAGTCTGCTGGCGACACTGGCATCCATTGTACTCTGGTTATTAGGATATCATTTTGAAAATAAAGGACTTCATCTTCATTATCAAGCGAACAGCCTTAAAAGTCGAAGAGTGATATCGTTTTTGACACTGGCGGAAAATGTACTGCGGCATTCACCGCGAATAATCGGGCGGGTGAAACTGGAGAGTATTTTAGCCCAACTCACCAGCACCTACCGAAGCATGGTGCTGGTTTATTAG